The nucleotide window AGCAAAGCAAGACTCATATTCAAAATTGGCTTCCAGAATAAGGACACGTAACACAAAAAAAGATTAATAAAATCCACTCATTTTGTTTACGACCGAAGGGTTATTAGTTTAATTCTATGTTGTCAATATTCCATAAGATAATTCTgaacataaaatattattgATGGCACAGTgacttatataatataaatatagaaaaagggaaatatttctttcttttttttcaatgcACCCGGAAGATATccgataataaattattttcttgtGCGATTAGCTGACGATTTTTCATAGAAGGCACTGACTTTTTTCACTGTTAAGTGATCCCATGCTACTTGCAAAAACGATCCATTTTGCAGGCAATTcgctaattataaaaataaacattatCTCACACAGTATTTTACAAACTGACATTGTTTAACAAGGTACAAAACGGCGAGTGTTATTTAACAAATTTACTAAATTTCAATATATTATCTCTTCTTAACGATCTTCCGTTCTAGATCACAAGCCTGCCCGTAAACTTCCCATGCTGAACACATCCTTCTAAGTACATAATAATTTTTCCGTTTTAAAATTTCATCGAGATATTATGGAGATGCCACCTAGAATATTACACGTGAATACAAGCCGCGAGAATCATTACCTCAATTATTTTATGCGGCAGAGTTTGTATTTACCACCAGCAAGTGTCCACTTTGCCTATTTTTACTGATGGCTGGTGTTGTACCCGTTCTGAATTCGATTACACCTTCTTTACCGCTGACTAGTTTGTGTGAAACcctaaaatacaatataaattattaatccgCTTGTTCTGATTCaataaaaataacttttttatactCACGATTCAGTGTGAACTATTTTAAGGATATTTGGATTGTTGGTGATATCAATTGCTTTCGTTAGTGCTTCTATTATATATGGTACTTCCAATATTAAATCTCCCTGTTGCAAACAGAAGAAAACAATCAAATTTAAGCATCATAGCATAGTTGTTACAACGAAAACATTAACAATATACCTTGTCTTTCTTCAATTCGGGCGGTATCCTGACAATCAACAGATTATCCGATTCTCCAGTTACAACCAATTCTTCTATGGACTTGTAAGGTAGTCTGTGCTTAAGTTTAAACGTTTTTAATGTATCCAGAATGTACACCGCGTTTTCTGTTAAAATAAGAACCCTTTCGCGGGGTTTGTATCCATGCCGATCATATTTAATGACGGGAGTAGCATACTAAAAAGGAAAACAATATAATGCCTATCAACGCTATTTTTGAAGAAatcataatttttaattattattattattattattattatattattataattatacttatattatacttattaattatacttatatataatttattataattattattattatattattaattataatttttgcttctattaagaaacaaacaaagaatATTTTACCTTTATAGTCTCATCTCTAGGAAGAATATTATTCGTAAAACTCTGTCTCAACGCTTTAAATTCTGCGCCAAGCCGATCGTTGTGGAATTTCGGCCCTAAACTCTTAGCATACGACTTTTTCTTATCTTTAAACAGAGACTCCGCTAAAATCTTCAATTCGAACTGTTCTTTTTCTTCCTTGGACAAGGCCAGTCTGTATTTGCGCGCTCTCCATTTCTTATGAATGACACGAAGGTGTTCAGAGGCCTGAAACATTTAAAATTAGATTTACGTAGAAAGtacatatcatatcatatatatatattatatatgatggATTGGGCTCACTTCTCGACAGGAATAAGGACATGATGGCCAATAATTATTCAAAACGCCAACAGGGAGTGTTTTAGAGAGCTTGATCAACCATTGCGACTTCGCCAATTCGATAAATGCCATATTGATTTCAGTCGGTGGTCCGTTTCGCGTAATGAATCCTTCGATGAACCTGTGCAAAAATTATTTAccgatattattatttattaaaacgtCTTTGAGACACCTAAAGTTAATTGACAATACCTTCGAATAGTAATAACTGCTTTTCGTCTTCTGTCAGCTTCTCGCATCGCCAGCCATCTTCGAATATTCTTTTGCAATATCATAGATGCCTTCCTCATCCGCAAGAACCTTCGTCTAGCTAATATACATCTCCATTTACTCTGAATAATAGCAGCTATATCGTGTTTCTTCATCTGGAAGGCGTCTTCTGTGTCGAACAATGTCTTCGGGAatcgaatgaacaattttgtgCTGCAGGGAAGGAAAAACTTATTTAGTCGTTCTAGAAGCAAACGTGCAATAAATACATAAGGATCACACTCACTTGCCCATCCTGTATTCCTCTTCTTCAAACCCAAGAGAACACACAAGGATCTGTACACCATCTTTGGCTGATCCATGATAATTGGGCCAAGTTTCTGAACAGAGGGACTTATAACGTTGTAAGAACTGTTCGTACGGTCTCCTATAGGCAAAACCAGCTCGCCGAACTCGTAAATTCTCCATAAGACCCAGATACTTCACTTGATGCAGTACAATCTTGTCGTTAAATTGATCTGCAATGAAAATCTCTCTtgtaagaaataaaaagaaacattCTGCAAAATTACGACAAACATAGTAAATGATCGTACGCGACATCTTGAAGTCATTAGGCTTGATGCAACGAATGTAGGATGGCTCCTTGCCCATGAGAATCTCCATGAGGTTGTTCAAACTGTTCTTGAATTGCGTGACAGCCGTTTCTGGTCGCTTTTTACTAGTCAAGTCTTTGACGTCAAACACACTCTGCAGAAGatacaatttcttttttattaagaaaattaaataaataaatttcttcgCGTAGAGACAAACGAAACCTCGTGAATACCTTGGTAATCGAATTCGTTGTATTCGACATTACTTCACGCAAATCTCTGAACAGTAGGTCATTATTCTTTTCAAGGAATCCTCGGACATTGTACGTCACGTCGCCAGCGTAATGTACCAATCGGAATTCCTGTAATCCATAACTACATTGAACAAGCAGAAAAACATTTGAAAATTGAACGGTGGGTGAATTAAATGAGAACATTACATCTCGCCCCATAAGTTTCTGCGTCTGCAGGTCTGCCTTCATGTGGCTTATGTAGTGAGGATGATTGTTCAGATTGACATTCAACTTCTCCAGAAAGCTCAGGTCGGTTGGGTCGCCGGGACGAAGACACTCCTCGTCCATTAACGATATTATACctaaaacgaatcgacgccaaAATTAATTACAACGATAAAGAAATCATTCAACGCGCGTTCCAATCAAAAATTGTCACATCACCTTTATGCTTCTCCTCGATCAGGTCGCAAATGACTTTGTTGTTGAAAAATTGAATATTCTCCCAGGTGATACCCTCCCTCAAGTACTCCTCCTGCTCGGACTTCAGTGTCAGTTGAATGAACAACTGTTGCAACTTCTCGTTACAATAATTTATACAGAACTGCTCGAAGCTGTTAGGACAATGCCGCTAATGAGCTGTCGTTCTACAACGGGTTTTGTAATCCTGTTACAGGGGGGAGGACGCGTACCTGTTCTTTTGGAAGATTTCGAACCCATATATATCCAGGATTCCCATGACCATCTTGCGCGGAGGATCGTGGACCGGTTGCAGTGATTTATTCAACCTGGTCACGAGCCACGTGAACAGTCTGTCGTATACGGCTTTGGCCAGTGCGTCGCGTGCATAAATTGCCAGCTCCCTGTTCAACGGTGATACGACCACGTCGCCGCGGGCGTCTATTGTGCGGTGTGTAAACGCATCCGCTAATTGTTTCACGTCGCATCCCAGCAACTGCGAATCAATTTGACTTGTGTCGAGCAAAGGTCTGCTTTTACCAAGGCCACTTTCCCCGTACGAAATTCAGAGCAGACTTCAATGGCTCTTGCTGTCTGGTCGGCGTACCGTTGCCCGCTGCCGGCAAGAACCACTGAAGCTAATTACTCAAGGGGGATTTTCCTTTTAAAGAATAAAAGAGACCGTTCCCTACCAAGTGACTCACATAATAGTCGATTCTAATTAAAAGTTTAGAAAGTGGCACAGACATTTCGCGGTGTAACAGGGACAACCTAGGGTACCTTCGgctagctaaattatttctaagGAAGAAGCCTTACAGAGGCAACAGCTTCCACCGAGCCAGGCTTTAATATCTGAGCGACGCCATCTTCCTCTGTGAAACCAACGTTTCCCAAGTGCAACACAGAGGCGACTATGGCGAATAGATCGTCCTGTTCCTGTTGGTTCATCTCCATGGTCTTCATAGCGTTTATCACCTCCTTGTACTGACTGCCATCGTCGATGCTATCCACGGTACCCTTTGtctaaaaaataaatcgaacgtTCGAACAACTGTACCGACAAAATCTGATCGATCTGTTTAACTTACTCCGTTGGAGAGGTAATAGTAAGTGTCCAAGTTCCTTTTGAGGAACAGATCCCTCAATGTCTCGTCGCTGGCTCCGGCCAGCAATTGATAGAAAATATGGAAGTTCCTCTCACCGGTAAATTGATGCACGACGCGCGACTTCTCGAGCAGGTAATTCAGTATGTTACCGCCGATCGGGTCTCCCTGCGAAGAAATGTAATTATGTAGAGATGGTTTGCCTCCATCGGACCGGTCGACAGTGTCTCGGTTATGCGAGAACAGATAAAGaggcattaaccctttcggtacgagcgccggatatatccggcatccatccgatgaccaatatggacgagtgccgaatacatctggcatccatataagccatatttctgtaggccctttacagaatgtttacaggaaacatttgaagaaagatttagaaacggattaagcacagtcattGCTTAAcgcttaacacgttgaatgccaagccggttttacagaaattgtccgtggcgccacgatgaattttcttttatgtgatacatataatgttgaaatattatctgcaaaatcatcactgtttgaattgacgatggtaataatacaaaatttttgatattgacatttgttttaaattatatatatttctatcaatttgggtgcgccggtcaccggtggcccccatggcgtcaccgccaagttaagtgccggtcatcggtgacccccgtggcatccaacgtgttaaagaaaatcttcgtacaaaagttatgtgcgcattttcggcgcggcaccccgtacaaCAGTGGGagagtgtcacggcggacaacgcgctcgtaccgaaagggttaacgaaTAATATGTTCGGCCGTTTGTACCTGGAAATTAAATTGGATATCCATGTACTTGCCGAAACGGGACGAATTATCATTGCGATTAGTTTTCGCGTTTCCGAACGCTTCGAGCACCGGATTGCTACCGATCAATTTATCGTTCACTTCCTCCACTTGCTTCTTGTGGCCGGTGGCCGCTGCGATAAATTCGAGGACCTTCTTCGAGGCCTCGGTCTTCCCGGAACCGGATTCGCCTACGCAGATCGATCAGTGTACAACGCCGTGTAAACTTTTGCAACGTCCTCGAATCATTTTGCTATCCGGAGAACTACAACGCGGATTTCTCCGCGTATAAAAATGATCAGAAGCTACTTTTACCTATTCAAATACTCGGACGACGCGTTAGAACGAGTTTGCTGCTTAGGTAATTACGCTGTGCGTGTCTGCGCAAATGAATCTCGTCGGAGGAAATTTTCTACTCGCTCGAAGtgtcacagtaaattctcaatTTTGGGAggaagaggtacgattattaTAGCTTTTTTTTATAGCGAGTAGAAATTTTCTACTCGCTCGAAGTAGCACGGTAAATTCTCAATTTTGGgaggaggaggtacgattattataGCTTTTTTTTTATAGCGAGTAGAAATTTTCTACTCGCTCGAAGTAGCACGGTAAATTCTCAATTTTGGgaggaggaggtacgattattatagcttttatatatatatatatatatatatatatatatatatattattacgcttttatagttgttgacaatcatgGTTGTTGacaaggctcgactaatcaTACCTctttctccccaaattgtccacttttgttcccaagggagaatttactgtacttacaAGTATTATGCGTCCAGCATTTTACTCGGTATTTTATGATAAGTTGCCTGTATTTACTATTATAACAGACAAGACATTCGCACGGGGTAATTCACCCTTAAATTATTAGGGgggccggaaagttatgtcgtttgtttacattaaattcaaacagataaatatgcgcagaaacgacattactttccggtccccctaaatATTTAAATCGTGACACCGTTCTAAATCGTCCATTTGAAAGAAATACTATCGGAATAGAAGACAGGGAATATCGTCGAAGTAGCAGGTATTTGTCCTCGGTACCTGAGATGAGAATACACTGGTCCAAGTTCTCCTTGGACAAAGACTGATACGCGGTGTCTGCCAGCGCGAAACTGTAACAAAAATCATTCTCATCGTAAATCTTACGATCTTTCTAACCGCTGCTATTCAAAAACTAAATATTCACACTAAAATACTATTCAAAATTATCCCCGATCGATGGCTTACATGTGCGGTGGCGCTTCGAAGAAGTTCCGTCCATGATAGTACTGGATCGTTGCTGGATCATAGATCGGCAGCTTCTTGTAGGGATTCACGGAAACGAGTACCTGGCCGATGTACGTCTGGAAAATAGATCGAATAAACTGTCGATAAACAATTCTGTGCGACGATACGAACGAAAAAAAGCGGCGAGAAACGCTTTTCGCGTCCGTCGGACACAGGCTGGCTTAatttgttaataaaattatcGGATCGTGCCGCCGGAAACGCTGCTTTCAAGCttgaataattaaattatcGCGCTGTCGGCGAACCGGCTGCGATACCGTTAGCGCAAATCATTTTCAACATCGTCGAAAACGTTGCTGCAAACTCCGTTCAATTATTCTTGATTATATCACGTCGAATCGACGATTGATCCAGAAATACCTCCTGCATTATTGAATCGATAAGGAGACTGCTAATCGAAGAGATTGTTGCAAAACTGTGAGACAGCTTATCCGAACGATACCGTTCACCATTTGTTGCGGTCGATCCGcgaatatttctgcaaaatcttGCACGATCGACCGgcgatttattatattttttacatattataatacataaattatattatatatacatatatataactcataatataatattacatatatatatattataataatataattattataattatattattattattatatattattatgttatattattataatatatatataataatattatattatattataagttatatatatgtatatataatataatttatgtattataatatttattattattattattattataatataataaaaaataatataaaaatataatataattataataattacattattattattatataattatatatatatatatatatgtgataAATCTATTGATTatagaattaaaattaaaatattgatacAACAGTGGCGGTTTTTACGGGTGCAGAAAAATGACGCGAGCCTATGTATGGTGAATGAAACGGTTGTGTTCGACCAGACAAGATTCCTCGGGCCGACTTTATCGGGTTCGTTAGCAGAGGAAACGAGCGCCGCGGAGCCAGATGTCGAAGGCTCGGTTCCACGTAATTCGTCGAGGCAGCTGCGGTGAACGGCGATCACCGTTTTACTCACGTAAATTAGATCTTCCTTGAACCGTTTCCGCAAATTATCGATGAACGCCGCCTCGCTCTGAAAGTCCTCGAGGAGGACGAAGTCCTGGACGCCGACGCGGTCCCGCTCGTGCAGACCACGCTCCATCTTCCTCCGTACCTCGTGGTTGCTCTTGAGGACTTCCGGTCTCTTGCCGGAATCGCTCACACCGCCCCCAGTGTCGGAAACCGCACGTTCCTCGCTGAAATATCGAAATTCACAGATTTTACGATGGAATCGTGACATTCCTCTAGCTTCTTAAAAACCTTTGGCAACGTTTCAAGGTGAATCAGTGTAAATCCATGCACTTGTTAAACACTTTAATATATATTTGTCTTTCTtcgtattttataataataatcatcgaTACTGTAAATTGCTCTTCGTTCGAGCACAAGTTGCGAAAAGAATTGCgtaaagtctaaataaattcagcctcgtcatttttatatttatgttttatttattaataaatatgataataaatataacatataaatCACGCTATTTCTGGCCGATCTGCAACACCgttttattagtatttattttatCAAGCTTTCGGTCAAAAGAACTTTATATcttattttattgatattttatttattaataaatatgataataaatataacatataaatCACACTATTTCTGGCCGATCTGCAACACCGTTTTATTAACATTTATTTTATCAAGCTTTCGGTCAAAAGAACTGCAATTATTGTTCCACGATTTATTTTTAAGATCGACGATGGATCTCGCAGCGACGACGCCGAGTGCGTGTGAATAAATCGCGATCGAAGAAAGGGAAAGGGAGGCACAGGGCTCTCGCAGAAGAAGCTGTCGATTTTTGCTAGACGGGTATCCGTGTCTCGGCTCGAATCCGCGTCGCGACCGCACGCGGAAAATCGACACCGATCGCGTGAAGCGCCGTCGAAGTTCACGGTGTCGGTTTCCTTTCCGGATAATGCTCGTAGACCGCGCTTTCTCGCGGATCGTGTGACCGGCCCGGGATTTTCGAGCTGCCATCGATAATAACGCCATACACGATAACAGTTTCCCCCGTGGCgggaagaaaaaggaaaaagggGAGAAAGCAGACCGGGGACCGGAAGCGGCGTGACACGCGGGACATCGATTTGTTCCGTCGTGAGCCCGCGCGAGCGAAAATCTATAATTAACGGGGAGACAGTTGCACAAAAGATGCGTCTTATGTCATCGATTTCCCTGTTTCGCTTGAATCAACAACTTTGCCGGCTGCCAGTGACTCGTCGATGTAAAATTACCGCAGCAAAATTTCGAAGTAGAATCTAACGAGGTTAAATTAACGAAGCGAAATTAACGAGGTAAAATTACCGGAGTAAAATTTCGAAGTAAAATTATCGAAATAAATTGTCGAAGTGAAATTACCGAAGCAAAATTATCGAAATAAATTGTCGAAGTAAAATTACCAAAGTAAAATTATGGAAATAAATTGTCGAATTAAAATTACCGAAGTAAAATTACCAAAGTAAAATGATCGAAATAAATTGTCGAAGTAAAATTACCAAAATAAATTGTCGAAGTAAAATAACCGAAGTAAAATTACCAaaataaaattatcaaaataaattGTCGAAGTAAAATTACCGAAGTAAAATTACCAaaataaaattatcaaaataaattGTCGAAGTAAAATTACCGAAGTAAAATTACCAAAATAAATTGTCGAAGTAAAATAACCGAAGTAAAATTACCAaaataaaattatcaaaataaattGTCGAAGTAAAATTACCGAAGtaaaattatcaaaataaattGTCGAAGTAAAATAACCGAAGTAAAATTACCGAAGTAAAATTACGTTTTATCTTGTCTTCTATCGTCTATTGTATCTTTCCTTTTATTATATCATTCTTTTTCCTCTTATCTTTATTTTCTATCTTTATCTGTATTTTCAAATGAACATTACTGTTACAAATGCATTCGAGCGGGGTGAAACTTTCAGCATGGCTAATTATCGTGGTTTCGGTACCAGGAAATTAATTCAAATTAACTCGACAGAATCGCAACAGAGTGTCGAACCTCTTTAATCGAATAATCAATGGGCCTTTAGTATTAGCGACGTTACTCAATCCCGGAACTCCATTCGAAGAAATCGAAAAATAATCTCGTACACGGAGGATCTTGTATCAATTGATCTTCCTCGATTGCGGACGATAAAACGCTAGATTAGATACCGATAAATAGCGAATGCTGGGAGATCCGTTCCAAACAAAACGGTAACACGAATTTGCTCGCGCGAACATCGGCCGAAAGCAAACAAAAATCGTTGAACAAACGTTGAACGTCGGAATCTAGTTTGCAGCAGCGACGAATTGTGATCCGCACACTAGACGGAAGGCTTTAAAGAGCGCGACTGAGCTCGGCAGGCTGCAGAATTTCAGGTAGGAGACGGCCGTGGCGATTTTAAGGGATCGTTTCTACCCCTCCAGCCGTCTGGAGGGTAGCTTCGTGGGAAAATAAGCGCAGCGGATCGTGTCTCCGTTCGAACGACGAGGACGCTATGGAGGAGGCTATGCTCTAAAATACTAAAACAGAAAAAAAGTAGTCCATCCCGCGCGATTCGtcgaatgtaataaaatatgataaaattaaattggtaataaaaatacaatttttacgTCGAACACACgcgttaatattaatgcgagcgcgcgcgcacgtCCTGGTCACGTTACTCACCCCATGTTTCACCGATGTTCCTGCTCCCTGGACATCCAAAGCGAACAATTAATTCGAGGAACGCGAGTTATCGTTATTTGGGGGACACGAAACCGACGGCGGTGCTCCCGCAACTGATGCTCGTTGATCTTCTCCGCGGAATCTAACGTCAGATCGCCTAGATAAGATAACGGGGCGTGCTACGTGGAAAACTGATCTCGATCACGCTCGGCAAAATCGATGACGCTTTTTACAACGGGGAATTTCCCTACGAACAAAACCCTCTCGAGTTTTTCCTCGTTCGCGGTATTTGAATTACCGGCACGGGAAAGCCGCTGACAATCGCGTTTCCGCCGGGTCGGATCGGGGGGAGGTCGACGACTCCGCCGATCCTCGTTCACGGAATTAGGACGATTTTCGGACCTCTTTTGAAACGGACGCGCCGATTCCGGAGAGAATCTAGCTTTCGAATCCCGTACAACGCGCAACAATTGGTCCGCGGACTCGATGCGTTTACGGCGAAAATTAGTGGACAGTGTTCGAAACGCTGGAAACGTTCGAACAATTTTGAAGTTACTATTGCGTTACGTTGTCAAGATTGTTTAAGGAAGAAACGAATGTCTGTTGACCGCTTGACGTACTTTGACGAAAATTGCTAGGAATAATTTATTAAGTATAGaagttattctgtcctttaaaattggaataaaattctggtCTCTCGTCGTCGATATTTAAGAAGCATTCAAGTCAATTTAGGCATGCAACAAGCATCAACTTTCTTTcccttcgaagaaattattgcaatcggaaaatttctaatcgcagtaactgcgaggAAAATGGTATGTACACATTTAACGAATCGTAATTACGTTAGAATTTAAAAATCGAGTCCTGCACGAAGATAGTTTTATATCGGAGTCGATTAGATTGCCGGCTATTTGCGCGATGCGTTCTTCTCGGATCGAGAAGTGGCGATTGCGCAAGCATATCGCGCCCGTTCCCCGACGATTCTGTTCCCAATTACGGTgaagtctccctaatcgacgctcagattctgcgcaAAAATGATGGGAAAaagtttgagaagaggagacacaattgttcgagcattgcagctcgttttcgtgcagggtgttccaaaattattgtacaagcgagagctggaaggttcctgaggccatttgaagcaactttttcctcagcgaaaatgcaatccgcgacttcgtttacgagttattaacgaaaaagcagtggccaatgagaggccggatcagctggcgcgaggcggccgagccaaccagCTGTCgtagcccagttccgcccactgactcgaccgtctcgcgccagctaatctggccgctcattggtcactgtttttcgctgataactcgcaaacgaagccgcggattgcattttcgctgaggaaaaagttactacaaatgacctcgggaacccatcATTTCCCGCTCGAACAATAATTTCGGaacgcgaggctcgattaatcgcacctcctcctcccaaactgtccaatttcgtttacaagctgaaggaaaattggggagaattcgcTGTAATCCTTCGAATTTTTCCAACGAATCGTCAGTTAATTGGCGCGGCGCTCGCGATCGACACATTTCCATTCTGTTGCCTTCGCAAGGAGCCCGATCATCTCCGTCTCCGACGAAATCCTTTCGAACTAGCCTCGCCCAACGATTGGCTGATCGGACCAGCGATCT belongs to Megalopta genalis isolate 19385.01 chromosome 1, iyMegGena1_principal, whole genome shotgun sequence and includes:
- the Myo61F gene encoding unconventional myosin 61F isoform X3 produces the protein MRPSEERAVSDTGGGVSDSGKRPEVLKSNHEVRRKMERGLHERDRVGVQDFVLLEDFQSEAAFIDNLRKRFKEDLIYTYIGQVLVSVNPYKKLPIYDPATIQYYHGRNFFEAPPHIFALADTAYQSLSKENLDQCILISGESGSGKTEASKKVLEFIAAATGHKKQVEEVNDKLIGSNPVLEAFGNAKTNRNDNSSRFGKYMDIQFNFQGDPIGGNILNYLLEKSRVVHQFTGERNFHIFYQLLAGASDETLRDLFLKRNLDTYYYLSNGTKGTVDSIDDGSQYKEVINAMKTMEMNQQEQDDLFAIVASVLHLGNVGFTEEDGVAQILKPGSVEAVASLLGCDVKQLADAFTHRTIDARGDVVVSPLNRELAIYARDALAKAVYDRLFTWLVTRLNKSLQPVHDPPRKMVMGILDIYGFEIFQKNSFEQFCINYCNEKLQQLFIQLTLKSEQEEYLREGITWENIQFFNNKVICDLIEEKHKGIISLMDEECLRPGDPTDLSFLEKLNVNLNNHPHYISHMKADLQTQKLMGRDEFRLVHYAGDVTYNVRGFLEKNNDLLFRDLREVMSNTTNSITKSVFDVKDLTSKKRPETAVTQFKNSLNNLMEILMGKEPSYIRCIKPNDFKMSHQFNDKIVLHQVKYLGLMENLRVRRAGFAYRRPYEQFLQRYKSLCSETWPNYHGSAKDGVQILVCSLGFEEEEYRMGNTKLFIRFPKTLFDTEDAFQMKKHDIAAIIQSKWRCILARRRFLRMRKASMILQKNIRRWLAMREADRRRKAVITIRRFIEGFITRNGPPTEINMAFIELAKSQWLIKLSKTLPVGVLNNYWPSCPYSCREASEHLRVIHKKWRARKYRLALSKEEKEQFELKILAESLFKDKKKSYAKSLGPKFHNDRLGAEFKALRQSFTNNILPRDETIKYATPVIKYDRHGYKPRERVLILTENAVYILDTLKTFKLKHRLPYKSIEELVVTGESDNLLIVRIPPELKKDKGDLILEVPYIIEALTKAIDITNNPNILKIVHTESVSHKLVSGKEGVIEFRTGTTPAISKNRQSGHLLVVASP
- the Myo61F gene encoding unconventional myosin 61F isoform X2, which produces MGEERAVSDTGGGVSDSGKRPEVLKSNHEVRRKMERGLHERDRVGVQDFVLLEDFQSEAAFIDNLRKRFKEDLIYTYIGQVLVSVNPYKKLPIYDPATIQYYHGRNFFEAPPHIFALADTAYQSLSKENLDQCILISGESGSGKTEASKKVLEFIAAATGHKKQVEEVNDKLIGSNPVLEAFGNAKTNRNDNSSRFGKYMDIQFNFQGDPIGGNILNYLLEKSRVVHQFTGERNFHIFYQLLAGASDETLRDLFLKRNLDTYYYLSNGTKGTVDSIDDGSQYKEVINAMKTMEMNQQEQDDLFAIVASVLHLGNVGFTEEDGVAQILKPGSVEAVASLLGCDVKQLADAFTHRTIDARGDVVVSPLNRELAIYARDALAKAVYDRLFTWLVTRLNKSLQPVHDPPRKMVMGILDIYGFEIFQKNSFEQFCINYCNEKLQQLFIQLTLKSEQEEYLREGITWENIQFFNNKVICDLIEEKHKGIISLMDEECLRPGDPTDLSFLEKLNVNLNNHPHYISHMKADLQTQKLMGRDEFRLVHYAGDVTYNVRGFLEKNNDLLFRDLREVMSNTTNSITKSVFDVKDLTSKKRPETAVTQFKNSLNNLMEILMGKEPSYIRCIKPNDFKMSHQFNDKIVLHQVKYLGLMENLRVRRAGFAYRRPYEQFLQRYKSLCSETWPNYHGSAKDGVQILVCSLGFEEEEYRMGNTKLFIRFPKTLFDTEDAFQMKKHDIAAIIQSKWRCILARRRFLRMRKASMILQKNIRRWLAMREADRRRKAVITIRRFIEGFITRNGPPTEINMAFIELAKSQWLIKLSKTLPVGVLNNYWPSCPYSCREASEHLRVIHKKWRARKYRLALSKEEKEQFELKILAESLFKDKKKSYAKSLGPKFHNDRLGAEFKALRQSFTNNILPRDETIKYATPVIKYDRHGYKPRERVLILTENAVYILDTLKTFKLKHRLPYKSIEELVVTGESDNLLIVRIPPELKKDKGDLILEVPYIIEALTKAIDITNNPNILKIVHTESVSHKLVSGKEGVIEFRTGTTPAISKNRQSGHLLVVNTNSAA
- the Myo61F gene encoding unconventional myosin 61F isoform X1, whose amino-acid sequence is MRPSEERAVSDTGGGVSDSGKRPEVLKSNHEVRRKMERGLHERDRVGVQDFVLLEDFQSEAAFIDNLRKRFKEDLIYTYIGQVLVSVNPYKKLPIYDPATIQYYHGRNFFEAPPHIFALADTAYQSLSKENLDQCILISGESGSGKTEASKKVLEFIAAATGHKKQVEEVNDKLIGSNPVLEAFGNAKTNRNDNSSRFGKYMDIQFNFQGDPIGGNILNYLLEKSRVVHQFTGERNFHIFYQLLAGASDETLRDLFLKRNLDTYYYLSNGTKGTVDSIDDGSQYKEVINAMKTMEMNQQEQDDLFAIVASVLHLGNVGFTEEDGVAQILKPGSVEAVASLLGCDVKQLADAFTHRTIDARGDVVVSPLNRELAIYARDALAKAVYDRLFTWLVTRLNKSLQPVHDPPRKMVMGILDIYGFEIFQKNSFEQFCINYCNEKLQQLFIQLTLKSEQEEYLREGITWENIQFFNNKVICDLIEEKHKGIISLMDEECLRPGDPTDLSFLEKLNVNLNNHPHYISHMKADLQTQKLMGRDEFRLVHYAGDVTYNVRGFLEKNNDLLFRDLREVMSNTTNSITKSVFDVKDLTSKKRPETAVTQFKNSLNNLMEILMGKEPSYIRCIKPNDFKMSHQFNDKIVLHQVKYLGLMENLRVRRAGFAYRRPYEQFLQRYKSLCSETWPNYHGSAKDGVQILVCSLGFEEEEYRMGNTKLFIRFPKTLFDTEDAFQMKKHDIAAIIQSKWRCILARRRFLRMRKASMILQKNIRRWLAMREADRRRKAVITIRRFIEGFITRNGPPTEINMAFIELAKSQWLIKLSKTLPVGVLNNYWPSCPYSCREASEHLRVIHKKWRARKYRLALSKEEKEQFELKILAESLFKDKKKSYAKSLGPKFHNDRLGAEFKALRQSFTNNILPRDETIKYATPVIKYDRHGYKPRERVLILTENAVYILDTLKTFKLKHRLPYKSIEELVVTGESDNLLIVRIPPELKKDKGDLILEVPYIIEALTKAIDITNNPNILKIVHTESVSHKLVSGKEGVIEFRTGTTPAISKNRQSGHLLVVNTNSAA